AGAGAACGCGAAAGATTTGAGTCTGAGCGGGACAGAGACCATGAGAGGAGGCCCATAGAGCGGAGCCAGAGTCCAGTGCACTTGCGACGGCCTCAGAGCCCTGGTGCGTCTCCCTCACAGGCAGAGAGGCTGCCCAGTGATTCTGAGAGGAGACTCTACAGCCGGTCCTCAGACCGGAGTGGCAGCTGCAGCTCCCTCTCCCCACCACGGTACGATAAAGTGGACAAGTGTCGTCTGGAGCGCTATgccaaaaatgaaaagacagataAAGAGCGGACTTTTGACCCTGAGAGAGTGGACAGAGAGAGGCGCTTAATACGGAAGGAAAAAGTGGAAAAGGACAAAACCGACAAGCAGAAACGTAAAGGAAAAGTCCATTCCCCTAGTTCTCAGTCTTCAGAAACAGACCAAGAAAATGAGCGAGAACAGAGCCCCGAAAAACCAAGGAGTTCCAATAAACTGAGCAGAGAAAAGGCCGACAAAGATGGGATAGCAAAGAACCGCCTGGATCTCATGCCCTGCGTGGTCCTGACTCGAGTGAAAGAGAAGGAGGGCAAGGTCATCGACCACACTCCCCTGGAGAAGCCCAAGTCCAGGCTGGATAACGAAGCTGGCAAGTCTTCTGCTTTAGACCAGAAACTTCAGGCCTCTCAGACGGAGCCTGCAAAATCCGACCTGTCTAAACTGGAACCTGCCAGAGTGAAAGTGCCAAAGGAAAAGGTGCTTTTGAGTCACACCGAGGTGGTAGATAAGGAAGGCAGGCCTAGACCTCGGAAGCACCTCAAGTCCGAGCAGACTGCTGATGGTGTGAGTGCTGCGGAGCTGGAGAAGCTGGAAGCCAGGAAAAGGCGCTTTGCAGATTCCAGTTTGAAAGCAGAAAGGCAAAAACCAGAAGTCAAGAAAAGCAGTCCTGAGATGGAAGATGCTCGGGTGCTTTTAAAAAAGCAGTCTGACGTATCATCTAGAGACGTCCTTCtgatgagggagggagagactgaAAGAAAGCCTGTGAGAAAAGAGATTCTTAAAAGAGAATCTAAAAAAATCAAGCTGGACAGACTTAATACTGTTCCCAGCCCCAAAGACTGTCAAGAGCTTGCCAGTATTTCTGTGGGGTCTGGCTCAAGGCCCAGCTCAGACCTACAAACAAGACTGGGAGAACCAGTAGGTGAATCTGTGGAAAATCAAGAAATCCAGTCAAAGAAGCCCACCCCGTCAAAACCACAGCTCAAACAGCTGCAGCTCTTGGATGATCAAGGACCAGAGCGAGAGGATGTCAGGAAAAACTACTGCAGTCTTCGTGATGAAACACCTGAGCGGAGATCAGGCCAGGAGAAGCCACATCCAGTTAATCCTGAAGAAAAAATTGGCATTGACATTGATCACACACAGAGCTACCGAAAACAAATGGAGCAGAGTCGTAGAAAACAGCAGATGGAAATGGAAATAGCCAAGTCTGAGAAATTTGGCAGTCCAAAGAAAGATGTAGATGAATATGAAAGACGCAGCCTTGTTCATGAGGTAGGCAAACCTCCTCAGGATGTCACTGATGATTCTCCTCCCAgcaaaaagaaaaggatggaTCATGTTGATTTTGATATTTGTACCAAGAGAGAGCGGAATTACAGGAGTTCACGCCAAATCAGTGAGGATTCCGAAAGAACAGGCTGTTCTCCCAGTGTCCGCCATGGTTCCTTCCATGAGGATGATGATCCCCTAGGCTCTCCTAGGCTAATGTCAGGAAAAGGGTCTCCTAAAGTAGATGAAAAAAGCCTCCCTTATTCTAATATAACAGTGAGAGAGGAGTCCTTAAAATTTAATCCTTATGATTCTAGCAGGAGAGAACAGATGGCAGATATGGCCAAACTAAAACTATCTGTCTTGAATTCTGAAGATGAACTGAACCGTTGGGACTCTCAAATGAAACAAGATGCCAGCAGATTTGATGTGAGCTTCCCAAATAGCATAATTAAGAGAGACAGCCTGCGAAAGAGGTCTGTACGAGATTTGGAACCTGGCGAGGTGCCTTCTGATTCTGATGAAGATGGTGAACACAAATCCCACTCCCCTAGAGCCTCAGCACTCTATGAAGGTTCCCGATTGTCTTTTTTATTGAGGGACAGAGAAGAGAAACTACGTGAGCGGGATGAAAGACTCTCTAGTTCTTTAGAAAGGAACAAATTCTATTCTTTTGCGTTGGATAAGACAATCACACCAGATACTAAAGCTTTGCTTGAAAGAGCTAAATCCCTCTCTTCATCCCGAGAAGAAAATTGGTCCTTTCTGGATTGGGACTCCCGATTTGCTAACTTTCGAAAcaacaaagataaagaaaaggttGACTCTGCTCCAAGGCCTATTCCGTCCTGGtacatgaaaaagaagaagatcaGGACTGATTCAGAAGGGAAAATGGATGATAAAAAAGATGATCATAaagaagaggagcaggagaggcaaGAATTATTTGCCTCTCGTTTTTTACACAGCTCAATCTTTGAACAAGATTCCAAGCGACTGCAGCATCTAGAGAGGAAAGATGAAGAGTCTGACTTCATCTCTGGCAGGTTATACGGGAGGCAGGCATCTGACGGCACGAACAGCACCAGTGACTCGGTGCAGGAGCCTGTGGTTCTGTTCCACAGCAAATTCGTGGAGCTTACACGAatgcaacagaaagaaaaagaaaaagaccaaaaacccaaagagatggagaaacaggaagacacagagaaTCAACCCAAGACCCCAGAATCTGCTTCTGAGAGTAAAGAGCCAGAACTGAGGACTCCGTGTGCAGCAGGGCTCCCTGGTGTCACGCCTGCAGCTCCAGAATCGGCACCATCAGCCCCAGAGAGGACGACCAGTGAGAGAACAGTGGAGGTGCCTTCAGTGACAGAAGAGAAGAGTGTGGAGCCAGCCACCCCCTCAGAAGAAGCAAAGCCCGTAGCTGAAGTGGCTCCTGTCCCTGTGGAGCAACCAGAGCAGGCAGACTCGTCTCCTGGAGCTGACACCAGTAAAGATGCCGCCGTGGCGCCCCTCACAGCCGAAGATGGTCCACCCGCAGCCCCGCTGCCTTACCTGGATACCAAGCCGCCGACTCCTGGCGCCTCATTTTCCCAAGTAGAGAATAATGTGGATCCGGAACCAGACAGTACCCAGCCACTGTCCAAACTGACTCAGAAGCCTGAGGACACCCACGAGCCAAAAGCAGAAAAGCCGGACGCAGCAGCAAATGTTGAGGCTAATACGAACCAAAATGCTGAAGTTGTTCCTGAGGTGCAGCCTCAAGCTTCTGAAGGCGTAGTGGTTGATCCTCCAGTTGCTGCAAAAGataaaaagccaaacaaaagCAAGCGCTCCAAGGCCCCTGCTCAGGCAGCGGCAGCCAGTGTGGTGGAGAAGCCTGTCACGAGGAAGAGCGAGAGGATAGACCGGGAGAAGCTCAAGCGGGCCGGCTCCCCTCGGGGTGAGGCACAGAAGCTGTTAGAACTGAAGATGGAGGCGGAGAAGATCACGAGGACTGCTTCTAAAAACTCTGCAGCAGATCCCGAGCACCCTGAGCCAAGTTTGCCCCTGAGCCGCACAAGGCGTCGGAACGTCAGGAGTGTCTATGCCACCATGGGTGACCACGACAGCCGCTCTCCAGCCAAAGAGCCTGTTGAACAACCGCGAGTGACCAGGAAGCGCCTGGAGCGAGAGCTTCAGGACGCTGCAGTGGTCCCCACCACGCCCCGCAGGGGAAGGCCTCCGAAGACACGCCGCCGAGCCGAGGAGGACGAGGAGCACGAGGCCAAGGAACCCGCGGAGACTCCCAGGCCCGCTGAGGGGTGGAGGTCCCCGAGGTCACAAAAGTCAGCAGCAGCGGCCGGCCCCCAGGGGAAAAGGGGGAAGAGCGAGCCAAAAGCCGATGCCGAGGCTGCCACTGAGGCGAGTCCCCAGGTGAACTCGAAAGAAAATAACACCAAGGCCAAGGCTGATAAAGAAGAAGCAGGAAGTGAACAGAAACGGGATCGAAAAGAAAGCAACACGGACAGAAATGTACCCGAGACTCCCCCAGTTGAAGTGGTGGAGAAAAAACCAGCCCCTGAGAAAAATTCCAAATCAAAGAGAGGAAGATCTCGGAACTCTAGGTCAGCAGTGGACAGATCTGCACATTTGAAAACCATGGACACGGCCGTCAGTCCTGCTGTGGCCGAGGGGGCTACAGTGCAGGCCGTGGACAGGGAAGCCGGAATCGCGGCAGCCTCCCCCCAGAAAAGTGAGAATCTCCAAAAGGATAGTAGCTCCTCATCCCAGCTGAAAAATGATCCAGTTGAACCCAGCAAGGAACCGGAGAAGGAAGACGTGTCTGCCCCAGAAGCCACGCAGCTAGCCAAGCAGACGGAGCTCGAGCAGGCCGTGGAGAATATCGCAAAGCTCACCGAGACCTCTGCCAGTGCTTTCAAGGCGGCAGCTGCAGGTGCATCCCAGGGCCCTGCCACAGAGGACAGGGACAAACCTGCACACCAGGCGAGCGAAACCGAACTGGCTGCAGCCATTGGCTCCATCATCAATGACATTCCTGGGGAGCCAGAAAACTTCCCTGCACCTCCCCCTTACCCTGCAGAATCTCAGGCAGACCTGCAGCCCCCAGAGCAGAGCATGGAGCCCGAGACCCATGAGGCCGTGTCTGGCATCCTGGAGACAGAGGCTGCTACAGAGTCTTCAGGGCCACCAGCCAGTGCCCCTGACCCCTCGGCAAACCCAGCAGATGCAAAGGAAGCCAGAGGGAACAGCAGTGAGCCCTCCCAACCGGAGCAGGAAGCCAAAGGGTCAAAGGAAGCAGAAGTTGCTCCCACTCGTAAGGACAAAGGGCGCCAGAAGACAACTCGATCTCGCCGCAAGCGCAATGCAAACAAGAAGGCAGGTGCTGCTGCGGAAACCCCTGCCCCCGAGCCGGCCCCCGCTCCAAGCAAGAGCCCTGCAGCGGATGAGGGGACCCCCGAACGCCCCCCAGAACCCCCACTGGAGGAAAAGCAGAGTGAAAAGCCTCAGTCCCCCCCTCCTCAGGCATGTGCTTCCGacccaagcaagactccacctccCGAGAGTCCGGCCCAGGAAAGCAGCATTGAGGAGAAGACTCCAACCAAAGCGCCCGCGCCCCCAGACCTCCCGACCCCTGCCCAGCCAGCACCCGTGGATGAGGAGGCGCAAGCCAGGTTCAAGGTACATTCAATCATTGAAAGTGACCCAGTGACCCCGCCCAGCGACTCGAGCATACCCCCGCCCACAATTCCCTCTGTGACTGTTGCAAAGCTTCCACCACCTCTTATCACCTCTGGGGCCGTTCCAAACCAGAGTCCCCCTGCTAAGGTGACAGAATGGATCACAAGGCAGGAGGAGCCGCGGACTCAATCCACGCCGTCTCCAGCTCTTCCCCCAGACACAAAGGCCTCTGACGTGGACACCAGTTCTAGCACGCTGAGGAAGATCCTCATGGACCCCAAATACGTGTCCGCCACAGGCGTCACTTCCACAAGTGTCACCACGGCCATTGCAGAGCCTGTGAGTGCTGCCCCCTGCCTTCACGAGGCACCACCCCCTCCAGCTGAATCTAAAAAGCCTCCTTTAGAAGAGAAACCAGCGGCCCCTGTAACAAACACCTCTGACACACAAGCCTTGGAGGCTCCCGTAGCCACCGACAAGGAAAAGGTGGCCCCAGTCATTGCTCCTAAAATCACGTCGGTCATTAGCCGGATGCCCGTCAGCATTGATTTGGAGAATTCACAAAAGATAACGCTGGCCAAGCCCGCTCCTCAGACACTGACCGGCCTGGTGAGCGCTCTGACCGGCCTGGTGAATGTCTCTCTGGTCCCGGTGAATGCCCTGAAAGGCCCTGTGAAGGGCTCGGTGGCCACGCTCAAAGGTCTGGTGAGCACCCCTGCGGGGCCTGTGAACGTCCTGAAGGGGCCTGTGAACGTCCTCACGGCGCCAGTGAACGTCCTCACCACTCCAGTGAACGCCACCGTGGGCACCGTGAACACTGCCCCAGGTGCAGTGAATGCAGCCACAGGCGCTGTGAATGCCACTGCAGGGGCAGTGACTGTCACAGCGGGGACGGTGACTGCTGCATCTGGTGGTGCAACTGCTACAACAGGCGCAGCGACCGTGACTGGTGCGGTGATTGCGCCATCAGCAAAGTGCAAACAGAGATCAAGCAGTAATGAAAACAGTCGGTTCCACCCTGGGTCCATGTCTGTGATTGACGACCGCCCGGCAGACACGGGCTCCGGCGCCGGGCTGCGTGTGAACACTTCGGAAGGCGTTGTGCTCCTGAGCTATTCAGGGCAGAAGACTGAAGGCCCACAGCGCATCAGCGCCAAGATTAGTCAGATACCCCCGGCCAGTGCAATGGACATTGAATTTCAGCAGTCGGTGTCAAAGTCCCAGGTCAAACCCGATTCTGTTACACCATCACAATCTGCACCCAAAGGCCCTCAGGCTCCCTCAGGCTTTGCCAACGTGGCCACCCACTCCACCCTGGTCCTGACGGCCCAGACATACAATGCCTCCCCTGTGATTTCATCTGTTAAGGCTGACCGTCCATCACTGGAGAAGCCAGAGCCCATTCACCTCTCTGTGTCCACACCTGTCACTCAGGGTGGCACAGTGAAGGTTCTCACCCAGGGCATAAACACCCCCCCAGTGCTGGTTCACAACCAGCTGGTCCTCACCCCGAGCATAGTCACCACTAATAAAAAACTTGCCGACCCCGTCACCCTCAAAATAGAGACCAAGGTCCTTCAGCCAGCCAATCTGGGGTCCACTCTGACgccccaccatcctcctgctttgcCTAGCAAACTGCCTGCAGAAGTGAACCACATCACCTCAGGGCCCAGCACCCCGACAGATCGAACTGTCTCCCACTTGGCAGCCACAAAGCCAGACGCACATTCTCCTCGACCCAGCGGGCCCACGCCGT
This genomic interval from Urocitellus parryii isolate mUroPar1 chromosome 11, mUroPar1.hap1, whole genome shotgun sequence contains the following:
- the Spen gene encoding msx2-interacting protein isoform X3 codes for the protein MNVDQFIIVYYLKKEVWGFESYSLSGTSWLPVELFCLVTKIFFSCGSSKYHLTPLPIKKVDYPHKRGQNWGSYIHNSLPRFNWDYRSCFHSWKRASDNRERAYEHSAYGHHERGTGAFDRTRHYDQDYYRDPRERTLQHGLYYTSRSRSPNRFDAHDPRYEPRAREQFTLPSVVHRDIYRDDITREVRGRRPERNYQHSRSRSPHSSQSRNQSPQRLASQASRPTRSPSGSGSRSRSSSSDSISSSSSTSSDSAGDSTQSLTHASSDSSSSSSDDSPARSVQSAAVPAPTSQLLSSLEKDEPRKSFGIKVQNLPVRSTDTSLKDGLFHEFKKFGKVTSVQIHGASEERYGLVFFRQQEDQEKALTASKGKLFFGMQIEVTAWIGPETESENEFRPLDERIDEFHPKATRTLFIGNLEKTTTYHDLRNIFQRFGEIVDIDIKKVNGVPQYAFLQYCDIASVCKAIKKMDGEYLGNNRLKLGFGKSMPTNCVWLDGLSSNVSDQYLTRHFCRYGPVVKVVFDRLKGMALVLYNEIEYAQAAVKETKGRKLGGNKIKVDFANRESQLAFYHCMEKSGQDIRDFYEMLTERREERRGSYDYNQDRTYYESVRTPGTYPEDSRRDYPARGREFYSEWETYQGDYYESRYYDDPREYRDYRNDPYDQDIREYSYRQRERERERERFESERDRDHERRPIERSQSPVHLRRPQSPGASPSQAERLPSDSERRLYSRSSDRSGSCSSLSPPRYDKVDKCRLERYAKNEKTDKERTFDPERVDRERRLIRKEKVEKDKTDKQKRKGKVHSPSSQSSETDQENEREQSPEKPRSSNKLSREKADKDGIAKNRLDLMPCVVLTRVKEKEGKVIDHTPLEKPKSRLDNEAGKSSALDQKLQASQTEPAKSDLSKLEPARVKVPKEKVLLSHTEVVDKEGRPRPRKHLKSEQTADGVSAAELEKLEARKRRFADSSLKAERQKPEVKKSSPEMEDARVLLKKQSDVSSRDVLLMREGETERKPVRKEILKRESKKIKLDRLNTVPSPKDCQELASISVGSGSRPSSDLQTRLGEPVGESVENQEIQSKKPTPSKPQLKQLQLLDDQGPEREDVRKNYCSLRDETPERRSGQEKPHPVNPEEKIGIDIDHTQSYRKQMEQSRRKQQMEMEIAKSEKFGSPKKDVDEYERRSLVHEVGKPPQDVTDDSPPSKKKRMDHVDFDICTKRERNYRSSRQISEDSERTGCSPSVRHGSFHEDDDPLGSPRLMSGKGSPKVDEKSLPYSNITVREESLKFNPYDSSRREQMADMAKLKLSVLNSEDELNRWDSQMKQDASRFDVSFPNSIIKRDSLRKRSVRDLEPGEVPSDSDEDGEHKSHSPRASALYEGSRLSFLLRDREEKLRERDERLSSSLERNKFYSFALDKTITPDTKALLERAKSLSSSREENWSFLDWDSRFANFRNNKDKEKVDSAPRPIPSWYMKKKKIRTDSEGKMDDKKDDHKEEEQERQELFASRFLHSSIFEQDSKRLQHLERKDEESDFISGRLYGRQASDGTNSTSDSVQEPVVLFHSKFVELTRMQQKEKEKDQKPKEMEKQEDTENQPKTPESASESKEPELRTPCAAGLPGVTPAAPESAPSAPERTTSERTVEVPSVTEEKSVEPATPSEEAKPVAEVAPVPVEQPEQADSSPGADTSKDAAVAPLTAEDGPPAAPLPYLDTKPPTPGASFSQVENNVDPEPDSTQPLSKLTQKPEDTHEPKAEKPDAAANVEANTNQNAEVVPEVQPQASEGVVVDPPVAAKDKKPNKSKRSKAPAQAAAASVVEKPVTRKSERIDREKLKRAGSPRGEAQKLLELKMEAEKITRTASKNSAADPEHPEPSLPLSRTRRRNVRSVYATMGDHDSRSPAKEPVEQPRVTRKRLERELQDAAVVPTTPRRGRPPKTRRRAEEDEEHEAKEPAETPRPAEGWRSPRSQKSAAAAGPQGKRGKSEPKADAEAATEASPQVNSKENNTKAKADKEEAGSEQKRDRKESNTDRNVPETPPVEVVEKKPAPEKNSKSKRGRSRNSRSAVDRSAHLKTMDTAVSPAVAEGATVQAVDREAGIAAASPQKSENLQKDSSSSSQLKNDPVEPSKEPEKEDVSAPEATQLAKQTELEQAVENIAKLTETSASAFKAAAAGASQGPATEDRDKPAHQASETELAAAIGSIINDIPGEPENFPAPPPYPAESQADLQPPEQSMEPETHEAVSGILETEAATESSGPPASAPDPSANPADAKEARGNSSEPSQPEQEAKGSKEAEVAPTRKDKGRQKTTRSRRKRNANKKAGAAAETPAPEPAPAPSKSPAADEGTPERPPEPPLEEKQSEKPQSPPPQACASDPSKTPPPESPAQESSIEEKTPTKAPAPPDLPTPAQPAPVDEEAQARFKVHSIIESDPVTPPSDSSIPPPTIPSVTVAKLPPPLITSGAVPNQSPPAKVTEWITRQEEPRTQSTPSPALPPDTKASDVDTSSSTLRKILMDPKYVSATGVTSTSVTTAIAEPVSAAPCLHEAPPPPAESKKPPLEEKPAAPVTNTSDTQALEAPVATDKEKVAPVIAPKITSVISRMPVSIDLENSQKITLAKPAPQTLTGLVSALTGLVNVSLVPVNALKGPVKGSVATLKGLVSTPAGPVNVLKGPVNVLTAPVNVLTTPVNATVGTVNTAPGAVNAATGAVNATAGAVTVTAGTVTAASGGATATTGAATVTGAVIAPSAKCKQRSSSNENSRFHPGSMSVIDDRPADTGSGAGLRVNTSEGVVLLSYSGQKTEGPQRISAKISQIPPASAMDIEFQQSVSKSQVKPDSVTPSQSAPKGPQAPSGFANVATHSTLVLTAQTYNASPVISSVKADRPSLEKPEPIHLSVSTPVTQGGTVKVLTQGINTPPVLVHNQLVLTPSIVTTNKKLADPVTLKIETKVLQPANLGSTLTPHHPPALPSKLPAEVNHITSGPSTPTDRTVSHLAATKPDAHSPRPSGPTPSPFPRACHPNSTTSTALSTNATVMLAAGIPVPQFISSIHPEQSVIMPPHSITQTVSLGHLSQGEVRMNTPTLPSITYSIRPETLHSPRAPLQPQQIEVRAPQRAGTPQPATAGVPALAPQHPPEEEVHYHLPVARAAAPVQSEVLVMQSEYRLHPYTVPRDVRIMVHPHVTAVSEQPRPAEGVVKVPPASKAPQQMGKETAKTPDTKTTPAPAPAPHSEARILTVTPSNQLQGLPLTPPVVVTHGVQIVHSSGELFQEYRYGDIRTYHAPAQLTHTQFPAASSIGLPTRTKTPAQGPPEGEALQSTQPAQSTQPAQPVQPSQPAPPVPPCQPSPLSQPGQPPTSKMPQVSQEAKGTQTGGLEQPRLQTVPASRPPEPHAQVQRAQVEASQTSYPSPVSVSMKPDLPAPLPSQAAPKQPLFVPTTSGPSTPPGLPLPHTEAQPASKQDSSSHLTSQRPVDMVQLLKKYPIVWQGLLALKNDTAAVQLHFVSGNNVLAHRSLPLSEGGPPLRIAQRMRLEASQLEGVARRMTVETDYCLLLALPCGRDQEDVVSQTESLKAAFITYLQAKQAAGIINVPNPGSNQPAYVLQIFPPCEFSESHLSRLAPDLLASISNISPHLMIVIASV